A section of the Pseudanabaena mucicola str. Chao 1806 genome encodes:
- a CDS encoding CPBP family intramembrane glutamic endopeptidase, which translates to MNFEHLISRLNSYQAPVRIILFLLTLLAIWLPIAAPMYLLWGESVGIGLTILLYCEFLGLIWWWGHRISQHSHPFRYYGLSFTGKNGRDFLFGLSLGSATLCIFMALQVSFGWLALQTVNWLPLPAKFLPILGVYFVDWSGAIAPGLLTAIGVGFAEEMLFRGWILSELERDYSQKTALIAASLLFSILHFIKPLDVVLATWSQFVGLVILSVALVLARWRCDGRLGIAIGLHSGLVWCYYIVNTTHLLKPTGIVPEWVTGLNGNPLAGLMGIIFLTAIAISFRGLPKR; encoded by the coding sequence GTGAACTTCGAGCACTTAATTTCTCGCTTAAATTCCTATCAAGCCCCTGTGCGGATCATCTTATTTTTATTGACCTTACTCGCGATCTGGCTACCGATCGCTGCGCCGATGTATCTGCTGTGGGGTGAGTCTGTGGGGATAGGCTTGACCATTTTGTTGTATTGCGAGTTTTTAGGACTGATTTGGTGGTGGGGGCACAGGATCTCTCAACATAGTCATCCCTTTCGCTATTACGGATTATCTTTTACGGGCAAAAATGGACGCGATTTTCTATTTGGTCTGAGCTTAGGTAGTGCCACTTTATGTATATTCATGGCTTTGCAGGTAAGTTTCGGTTGGCTAGCTTTGCAAACGGTCAATTGGCTGCCTTTACCAGCCAAGTTTTTACCAATCCTTGGGGTGTATTTTGTAGATTGGTCGGGCGCGATCGCCCCTGGACTATTAACTGCGATTGGCGTGGGATTTGCAGAGGAGATGTTATTTCGTGGTTGGATTTTGTCAGAACTAGAGCGCGACTACTCACAAAAGACAGCCCTTATAGCCGCAAGCCTCTTGTTTTCAATTTTGCATTTTATCAAGCCTCTGGATGTGGTGTTAGCCACATGGAGTCAATTTGTGGGCTTAGTAATTCTCAGTGTTGCGCTCGTACTGGCAAGGTGGCGCTGTGATGGGCGTTTAGGTATAGCGATCGGTTTGCATAGTGGGCTGGTGTGGTGTTATTACATCGTCAATACTACGCATCTGCTTAAGCCCACAGGGATTGTACCTGAGTGGGTGACAGGGCTAAATGGTAATCCCCTAGCTGGTTTAATGGGGATCATTTTCTTAACTGCGATCGCGATCAGTTTTCGAGGATTGCCCAAAAGATAA
- the clpS gene encoding ATP-dependent Clp protease adapter ClpS, translated as MSTETITLPTTIRKIAPRYRVLLHNDDYNSMEYVVQTLMQVVNGLTQPQAVDIMMAAHSNGCALVITCVQEHAEFYCEGLQSKGLTSTIEPEE; from the coding sequence ATGTCTACCGAAACTATTACTCTTCCTACAACCATACGCAAAATTGCTCCTAGATATCGAGTTTTACTGCATAACGATGATTACAACTCCATGGAATATGTTGTCCAAACCTTAATGCAAGTTGTCAATGGTTTAACGCAACCACAGGCTGTTGATATTATGATGGCAGCGCATTCTAATGGTTGTGCCCTAGTAATTACCTGTGTCCAAGAACATGCTGAGTTTTATTGCGAAGGGCTTCAGAGTAAAGGATTAACGAGCACAATCGAGCCAGAAGAATAA
- a CDS encoding energy-coupling factor transporter transmembrane component T family protein, translated as MKLQTVKYDSLFTRLDFRSKLVTILAITIIAFVWESPIAGGILMFSVITACVLAGVRLNYLGTILKVMIPFYIFLIISMGFFNVEQVKLLAHKSELTTLFSLPQSLWLVGGAKMSIEGTLYGLNIVFKTLTMILVIPLAIFTTDVNQMTVGMVRAKIPYKVVFIFSSTLRFVPLLLEEVQSIIESQRLRGLNFEKMGLFQKAQVYAKVAVPLILNSLSKSQKLEIVLQSKAFSGSSQRTYLHESALTATDYVLMIGSVVLFVVAIALYFGLGVGKFDWLLYS; from the coding sequence ATGAAATTGCAAACTGTTAAATATGATTCTCTGTTTACACGCTTAGATTTTCGCTCTAAGTTAGTGACGATACTTGCAATTACGATCATTGCCTTTGTTTGGGAAAGTCCTATTGCTGGAGGCATTTTGATGTTCAGTGTGATTACTGCCTGTGTGCTTGCGGGAGTCAGACTCAACTATTTAGGAACGATTTTAAAGGTGATGATTCCCTTTTACATTTTCCTAATTATAAGCATGGGTTTCTTTAATGTGGAACAGGTAAAACTCCTTGCCCATAAATCAGAATTAACCACCTTATTTAGCCTACCGCAATCATTGTGGCTCGTTGGTGGGGCAAAAATGAGTATAGAAGGAACCCTCTATGGACTGAATATTGTTTTTAAAACCCTGACAATGATTTTAGTAATTCCCTTAGCAATTTTTACGACTGACGTGAATCAAATGACTGTAGGGATGGTACGTGCCAAGATTCCTTATAAAGTTGTGTTTATTTTTTCGTCAACCTTGCGATTTGTGCCTCTGCTTTTAGAAGAAGTCCAATCAATCATTGAATCACAGCGATTACGAGGTCTCAATTTTGAGAAGATGGGATTATTTCAGAAGGCACAGGTTTATGCGAAAGTCGCTGTACCTTTAATTTTAAATTCCCTCTCTAAGTCCCAAAAGCTAGAGATTGTCCTTCAGTCCAAAGCTTTTTCGGGCAGTTCCCAGCGCACCTATTTACATGAGTCTGCTCTAACTGCGACTGACTATGTGTTGATGATTGGTTCCGTTGTGCTGTTTGTTGTAGCGATCGCTTTATACTTTGGCTTAGGTGTTGGTAAATTTGACTGGTTACTCTATTCTTAG
- the malQ gene encoding 4-alpha-glucanotransferase — translation MAFQRASGILLHPTSLPNKFGIGDLGETAYQFIEFLSRSGQKLWQVLPLGPTGYGNSPYMSFSAIAGNPYLISPDLLAKQHLLKEEDWADIPEFDRDQVDFDVVIPYKRNLLELAYKRFKQGYVDQEPQHHHDLYLIQEQFKKFCIEESDWLEDYVLFITLHEVNPEITWNKWEEAIAKRDPQALQQKREELADQIQFHRFLQFLFFDQWLKLKQYANARNIQIIGDIPIYVSHHSADVWANPDNFALDPETNEVALMAGVPPDYFSATGQLWGNPVYNWEYLQETDFAWWIDRFRFLNRYVDIIRIDHFRGFQAFWQVKADQETAINGEWELALGAELFTRLNEVMGDLPILAEDLGIITSEVEKLRDDLNFPGMRVLMFAFGGGSDNFHLPHNYVRNSVVYTGTHDNDTAVGWWQRASKYEKNLFYRYIVGFATGEPINWVLIRMAMASVSVIAIIPLQDVLGLDNSARMNVPGTATGNWGWRYGDPELLNQDLSDRLLEVTQLYSR, via the coding sequence ATGGCTTTTCAACGTGCTAGCGGCATTTTGCTACATCCAACCTCATTACCTAACAAATTTGGGATTGGGGACTTAGGAGAAACGGCTTATCAGTTTATTGAGTTTTTATCCCGTAGCGGTCAAAAGCTTTGGCAAGTCCTGCCCCTCGGACCTACAGGATATGGTAACTCTCCCTATATGAGTTTTAGCGCGATCGCAGGGAATCCCTATCTAATTAGTCCAGACCTATTAGCAAAGCAACATTTACTTAAGGAAGAAGATTGGGCAGATATTCCTGAATTTGATCGAGATCAAGTTGATTTTGATGTAGTGATTCCTTACAAACGAAATTTACTTGAACTTGCCTATAAACGATTCAAACAGGGCTATGTCGATCAAGAGCCTCAACATCATCATGATTTGTATTTAATCCAAGAGCAATTCAAAAAGTTTTGTATTGAAGAGTCTGACTGGCTCGAAGACTATGTACTGTTTATCACATTACATGAAGTAAATCCTGAAATTACATGGAATAAATGGGAAGAGGCGATCGCTAAGCGTGACCCACAAGCACTACAACAAAAGCGAGAAGAATTAGCAGATCAAATTCAATTTCATCGATTTTTGCAATTTCTCTTTTTCGATCAATGGCTGAAGCTGAAGCAATATGCCAATGCTCGCAATATTCAGATTATCGGCGATATTCCCATCTATGTCTCACACCATAGTGCCGATGTCTGGGCAAATCCTGATAATTTTGCCCTTGATCCTGAAACCAATGAAGTCGCACTGATGGCAGGAGTCCCACCTGATTATTTCAGCGCTACAGGTCAGCTATGGGGAAATCCTGTATATAACTGGGAATATCTCCAAGAAACTGACTTCGCATGGTGGATTGATCGCTTCCGCTTTTTAAATCGCTATGTCGATATTATTCGCATCGATCACTTTCGCGGATTTCAAGCCTTTTGGCAGGTCAAGGCTGACCAGGAAACCGCCATTAATGGTGAATGGGAACTTGCTCTTGGAGCCGAGTTATTTACTAGACTCAATGAAGTAATGGGAGATTTGCCAATTCTAGCGGAAGACCTTGGTATCATTACCTCGGAAGTGGAGAAATTACGCGATGACTTAAATTTCCCTGGGATGCGCGTGCTGATGTTTGCCTTTGGTGGCGGCTCTGATAACTTCCATCTCCCCCATAACTATGTGCGTAATAGCGTCGTCTATACAGGAACCCATGACAATGATACAGCCGTAGGTTGGTGGCAAAGAGCAAGCAAGTATGAAAAGAACTTGTTTTACCGCTATATCGTTGGCTTTGCTACAGGTGAACCCATTAACTGGGTGTTAATTCGTATGGCAATGGCTTCGGTATCAGTAATTGCGATCATTCCTCTACAAGATGTGCTTGGTCTAGATAATAGCGCACGCATGAATGTCCCTGGAACTGCTACAGGTAATTGGGGCTGGCGCTATGGTGATCCTGAGTTACTGAATCAAGATTTGAGCGATCGCTTATTAGAAGTTACCCAACTCTATAGCCGTTAA